taattcttattggctttttgactttgcatgttgtaatcatatgaccactaattttaaattcttgtcttctgcaaaacctgtatcttccttaccaccaatccatattgcaaatggtactaaaatgaacatcacacacaCTGGTCATGTGtgtacctcaaatcttcatctctctgacacctattatatccctaatttggcactcaatcttatttctgttggtcagttgtgtgaaaaaggactaaatattattttttctccctatggtgtccaggtacaggatccacaaatgggacagattcttggggagggtcgcagagtgggttGATTATTTGAGtttgcatctttacatcttcctcagagatttgtgtctgcagctacaatccctaattcctccattcaccaatagCGTCTTCGTCTTAGTCATGCTtctgccagtaaaattcaacctttaatttctcgtggattattaggatctactaagtttgagtcatttaattgtttaaactGTTAGCTTGCAAAAtaacctgcattatctttttctcataataatactacttcagatactccttttggtttaattcattctgatatttggggtccttctcctatttcttcaataaatgatttttgttattttgtgatatttattaatgattattctcggtttacttagatatattttttgaaacatcgatctaagttatcacaaatttacatcacatttgcaaaaatgattaaaactcagttctcttgtgacattaaaattctctgaacagacaatgccatagaatatcgggattcttctttacttcagtttcttaatcaacaaggcaccgttgttcaactttcttgtcctcacacctctcaataGAATGGGCGAGCCAaacgcaagcatcgccatattcttgattctgtacgtaatcttcttctttctgcctcatgtccagaaaaattttggggagaagcagctcttcatgctttttatattattaaccgtcttcctaccttggttcttcataatttatctccttttgaaaagttgtttggacaacctcctgactattccatccttaaaccttttggatgtgtttcttttgttcttttacaacctcatgaacataccaaattagaaccccgtactcgtctatgttgttttcttggttatggcattgaacacaatgGGTATCattgttgggatcctgtttctaataagttacgcatctctcgtcatgttaccttttgggacaatactatgttctcttctctttccaaatttcatcactctgtcaatattgactctctatttttcactgactcctccaaagagctgtttccaagtccagatccaggtgattgtgatgtgctcaatattagcccaactacacctgcccctgttgaatctacaccagttgttgatccagtacctgcgcctgcatctcctcctagcactactcttcgtcattctacccgtgtaagagaaactcctcattatctttctgattttcgctgttactctactattgcaacccttcatgagcctcgttcttatTGTGAGGCAAGTACTAaccctctttggcagcaagctatgactgacgaactttaggctttagagaaaactcatacttagGATTTGGTTAATCTTCCACCAAATAAGACCCCTATTGGTTgtaaatggatttacaaaatcaagacccgttctgatggaactattaAATGCTACAAAGCTCgtttagtagccaaagggtacactcaagagtatggtatcgactatgaagaaacttttgctctaGTGGCCCGATTAATatctattcgcagtctcttagctattaCTGCAGTTCGTAAATAgaaacttttccagatggatgtcaaaaatggttttcttcatggtgatttaacaaaagaggtttatatgcatcctcttCCTGGTtgtcattctcctcataaggtttgcaaacttcggcgagccttatatggattaaaacaagctcccagggcctggtttgccaaatttagttccactcttgctcaacttagttttctctctagtccacatgattatGCATTATTCACTTGCCCAACtgacagtggtattgttcttctgtcgctttatgttgatgatatgataataacataagatgattcatctggtatttcagagttacaacattatctcaatcagcattttgaaatgaaagacctgggttctctcagctatttttttggtcttgaagtttctcaaaattctgatggccattatctatctcaagccaagtatgcatccgacttactttctcgagcaggcatcactgatagcaaaacagtatcaaccccattggagctcaattgcaaacttacacctcttgatggcactcctcttgatgatcctactttatatcgacagcttgtcaggagtcttgtttatctcacagttactcgacttgatatttcatatgctgttCATCTGATCAGCTAGTTTATATCtactcctcgctcaactcatttctctgcagtacttcaaatccttcgttatatcaaaggcactctttttcatggtttgcacttttttgctacctcctccctagtattatctggctactctgatactgattgggctggtgatctgacagatcgtcgctttacaactggttattgtttcttcttgggtaattctcttatctcttagcgtagcaaaaagcaaactgttgttgcacgttctagcacagaatctgtttatcgtgctcttgctgatgctacatctgaattactttggttacggtggttattaactgatttgggtgtcactcattcttctgccacaatgcttcattgcgataatagaagtgccatacagatttctcataatgatgtatttcatgagcgtaccaaacacatcgaaatggattatcattttgtacgtcatcatgttgctcatggcaccatatatTTGATTCatgtctcctctgtcagccaaaccgctgatatattcaccaaaacgcatcttCCCGCTCACTTTCAGGATTTCtcaagcaaactcaagttggcacctgtgctaccaccttgagtttgagggggggtgttagcataattatagcaattaacttgattataggagatttgtgtagcataattatagcaattagcatgattataggagatttgtgtagcataattacaacaattattattcttgtctaaattagctcatattctcatgtataaatagatataatatctctgtaaatcagTCACAGATAAATATACAATCATTTCCtttattacttgtattctttcttcaaacaaattaaattatttaaaatataattaattatattatataattattattttattatattatattttttattacgtTATACCTAATACACTATAAAAGGAGCGGGCTCCTAAATGAGAAACACATGTACTGGGTATGGGAGGTCACGAGTAACATATCTTCATCTCCTGCCAAAAGGACACCAACTTTGAACACTAGCAGGGAGGACACACTATGACCATGGGGAAGAAAAAAAGTCGGTTATCACTTTTTCCTTAAGACTCGACCTACGGTACCATCACTAGAACTGGGGCATTATCTCCTCCCAAGTCAGCAGAGGACCTGCTCCACGACTTAGAATTAATGGCTGTTAGATAGAACGAAGAGTGGAGTATATGCGCGATCCGATCATAAGGAATGTAACGGAGTTCTGCACACAATAATAAATTGTTATGACATATATGATACAAAATATCTGTAATAATGGATGACTTAACCGGTTCCCAACGTAACAACCCAAAACAATATGAAAATCTAGTGAACTCAGTCTAAGGGAGTATAATTTGATAATAAACATAATTTTTGACTTGAGTTCATTCATGTTGACCGATTCAATTATAACCTCTTTAGTAAATAGGTCAATATAgtcaattaactcaaataaattaGTCGAATAAAAGATTCACAATGACTAGCTGATTGAGAGTCGATAATAGTGCACACAAAATATCAGACTTATTCCTactcaaactaaattacattttGAAATGGGCATCTGTGATGGAGACAGTTCACTTACGAGAGCTTTACACTTATCAAGTAAATATCGATTACTTAGCACTATAAGTAAAAGTCCTCCCCCAGTGGAAGGAATTAAAATTTACTTGCCCTTATTCTGTCCCAATTGAACCCCCTAGTTAAAACTTCAACAGAGTCATACAGTTGTAAAGCAATCGCAACAAGCCAAAGAATTTTcacttattcatattgatcccataTCTCTTAATCACATGTCAAAATGACATATGGCagtcaaatttaaatttattatattttttttataaataacttaaatttataaataaataatataaataaattattatatatgtatatttttaCTCATAAAATTATATTGTAATACTCTTAAATCCAATAGAGTAAATAAAATTGTAAGAAATGTAATTCAACCAAATCATCgaattaattaatattcattcAAAGtgaaattatttaatacattcaaTGTATGCGTTTTTCATTTATTTAGAAGTAGAGTGCACTTTCCTTATTTACCCATTTTTAAGCTCCGACTGCACTCTAGAATTATCCTACCCTTAACAAGACAAAAAAGCAATAAAACGTTTACCAGATAATGCAAACATAAGCGTCGCTCTATAATTGGTTGGAGAGTTCGCAATTTTCCTACAACCCATCCTTGTAGTATTGCTGCGGGCTGTACAGTCCACGTGTCGATTCTTTTTGGCCGATTGATGGAATGCTCACGAGTTTTCATTTTTGTCaatttaagaaaattttttttaatagagatttttctatttaatttaacTCGAAATGACCATTTTAGTCccttcaaaattgaaaataattggCCTTTATCGTAACTTTACATGCGTTACCTTTTCCTTCCTTTTATTAAACTGCGAGCGAGCTGGGCGTGAACAAATAACGTGCCAAAATAATGACCGTTGATCTTACTCGACTAACGATGAAAGACAACTTTTGGACGTGGCAATTTATCGTTTGCTTTGTGTAATTATTATTAGAGGTTTTCCTTATGGCAAATCATACATGGTTTAGCACATTTGGAAGAAAAGTCAAATTCTACCTAATGCAGCAATGCCCACACCCCGCTTCTTTCAAACCCGCCACGTAGCTCCTAATCAAGGCTACGTAGTCTGTACCATTTGCTTGGGTCCACCTAACGCTTACCTTATAGATTCCTCTTACGCAAGAAACATCTTTTTACCTGCAAGGCTGCATTTTTATATAACAGCCCAATCAGAATCCGCCGCGTCATCTGATTAAGGCTTTTCTGTTCTTTTGCATAAACTGAGCTATCATATAGATCAAAAGGGTCGTGACACGTAACGGCTTTGTTGCCGGTGCAGGATCTTTATTATGAGCAATACACTAGACCATCTATTCTCGCACAATAATTCTATTCTCGTCCGCAAAGTCCACCAGAGTGGCACCGCCAGATCATGAACAGACACGTGGCGGAGCCGTATCCGAAAAAGAAATTGAGTACGACCTTACATAAAATACAGTGGATTGTGCCtggtatttttcaaaattttccaatTTCGCTACACAAAGAAGCGTGTATCGACTCAATATCCCTCACACGTGTCAATCTCCTGTCTGTCCCTTCTCCTTCGCTTGCCTTCTTTAATCTCCTCTTTCTTCCccccttttttcttttctcttgtcTCTCACTAGTAACTGAATGGAACATTCAGAGGACGAGCAGCTCCAGCGAGTCGACTCACTTCCTGACGCCGAGCTAGCATCAACGAGCTCTGGCTTCTCCTCAATACTAAGCACTGAAGATACTCAAAGTGCTACGAGCCCTGGAGACATCTCTACCATTAGCGGGAGTTCCGGTGAGATTCCAGCCGCGGTGGTGGCGGATGCTGTCGTGCCGAGGTACATGGAGCCTGCGAGAGAAGGGGAGCTCACCGCTGGGACGGTAAGGGACAGGTGTGTGGGAAGGAATAATAAAGGAGTGAGCTGGGGGTTCACGTCGGTGATTGGGAGAAGGCGGGAGATGGAGGATGCCGTTTCCGTTATACCGGGATTTATGTCACGCACGTGCGATCACGTGGGCGGATGTACGGCTCCTGGTTCAAGAACTTCCGCCGAGATCTCGCCAATCCATTTCTTCGGCGTCTACGATGGTCATGGTGGCTCCCAGGTATTCTACAGTATTCTCTACAGTGTACACTTTACGCTTCAAAAACTTTTACATTCCTTCATGTTCTCTAGTCTAAAACTAAAATAATTAGGTTAAGTATGCTACACAAATTGATTGAAAGTTAGCTAACGATCGGCGAGGGAtggcattttttttttatctgcgGATTAGCCTACAATTAAGATCAAATCAAACAAATAACTaatcatttttaaaataataatttttaatattaaaaaaaaatacaatataaaTGGTTGATGCAATGCCATTTATTTGatggaaaaattaaaatcttagATTAAATggatgagaaaaaaaaatcagagtaCGGAATTTATTTAATGATCTATGATTATAATAATTACTGACAAGGTAACAGTCAAGACACGCGTCTTCCCTGCACTGGTCCACATCTCTAGGCTTTATGGACTACTTCTCTAATTTTTATGTATACGTGTCCTTAAAGACCGTGAAAAAATTTTCTTTGCTGGAAAACGTTTAAGCGTCCGCTATAATCGTCATCACAGACGCATCATCAATACGTTTACAATTATTTGCGAgagaataatatattttattataatgtaGTGGATGATTGATTGAGGGTGGGTGTCGTAGTGAGATGTTTATGCTAGCTGGGGTTATTCTTGGAACAGTATGAACCATGAGTACATAGTTCTTCCTTCTTTGTTGGAAGCAACAAATGTATGTGGGACCAAAAGATGTATGATTGCTCGCCACGTGTAGGTTGTGTGCAGGAACGGTGGTTCCTTAGTCCCTTTATATTCTTGTTTGACTATGACAGCTTTGCTGTATCATGATGGATCGGACTCACCTAAAACAGAATTTTTATAGTGGTCACAGGGATGCCTCCTGTTTTGTCATTATTGGCTTTCCTCCATTACGCCATtctttgtctctctctctctctctctctctctctctctctcaaattatttacacatttttactTCTAAATCAACCTCATTGCTTAATAATAGTCTGTCTTTGTGTTCAAATGCTTGCTTGCTATGATTGTTGACTTCTATCCAATGCTTAACACAGCATCTTAGAAAATAAccattttcaataatcatgggaTTACAATACTAATAACGTTAACTTCCACCAAAGTTTTATTTGCATGattgaattttagtttttttttaatcatttttaatcATGTATTTATGGCCAGAATTTCTCACCAGAATGTTGATATGAATATATTAAGGTCGATCAATTCTTTTTAGTGCAGAGCAAAACTTATTCTGTTAAAAATAATCTTTCACTTTTCCAAAATTCGGaggggcatttgatattttgtgacttgTGAGTTCAGTTCTTGAGGAGCAACATTATGTTTGTTCTGTTTATTGCTTTACTATTAATTAGAAGGTAAAAGTTACATAAATAAAAGTTAATCATATGCAAACATAATCTATCAAGAAACATTTGAAAGCCCTCCATCGTGTTGTTTTTGGTGATTAATTAGGTGGCTAATTATTGTAAAAGGAGAATGCATGAAGTTGTAGCAGAGGAATTGGATCGTGAAAGTACAATTGATGGCAATGAATGGCAGAGAAGGTGGGAAGTTGCTTTTTCCAGTGGTTTTGAGAAGGCAGACAATGAGGTCTTGACAGAGGCACCGGAAATGGTCGGATCCACAGCAGTAGTGGTGGTTTTATCCGGTTGCCAGATTATCACGTCAAACTGTGGTGACTCAAGGGCGGTGCTCTGCCGTGGGAATCAAACTATTCCCTTAACTGTCGATCACAAGGTCATATATCAAAATCTCTTCTAATTCTTTTTGTTACTCTATCCCCTTTTTGGAATGTAtaattttacaagaatttaattcaattaaatttttttttcaattttcatatttagaatgaaagaatttaattcatttaatttaaaaaaaagtacattttcaattgaattatttgtttacaaataatttatttcaaaggaagcctataattatatttaaagttcATTCAAATAACAATGGCCGGTGAAATTGAACTCAATTTGTTTGTTGCAAGAAACATGGCCTCCAACAGCTGAGGTCAAtagtgtaaaatgttgaaaatgtCAATAAGAAATATGGCATGGGAGCTCGATCTATGAAATTGCATGGCCAATTGCTGACAGCTTATTGACGCTCAATATTGTCTCTTGTAATTTCGTTCTTAAATATTCGTTTGATATGCAACATCAGTAGTATGTGATGTTGTTTCTTTTGCAGCCGGATAGACAAGACGAACTCATGAGAATTGAAGGAGTGGGAGGGAAAGTCATAAGCTGGAATGGTGCGAGGGTGTTTGGAGTCCTTGCTATGTCCCGAGCCATAGGTTTTCTTCTTTCTCTACTTCAAATCTCTTCTCAATTTTTTCTGCTTTCGCAAACTATTTACCTCTTCCAATATGTAATTTATACTGAAGTTTTGGAGATAATGTTGGATTTCTTAAGACTAGAGGAATATTGTTTGATTGTTAATTTGTATGCTAGAGCATTATAATTTGCATTACTTGTTATTGATCAGAGAGGACTATGAAGATAAATTAATATGCATGTTGAGTCATTACTTGGTCGAAAAACTCGAGAATCAAACCAATTTAAGTTTTGCCAGTTAATAAGAAGAAACCCAGCATGCGTAGGAGTTACGAACGCCACTGAGATTTATGAAGAACTAGATAATTGCAATGGTACACACTTTGGTGCATCCTCAATATGTTGGGATTTTCGTGGTCCCGTTCTGTATGCCATTGTACATTATCTAGGGCTTATTCATATATGGTGCCCATATGATGTATTCaaatattatcttttttttatttttttattttttatatgtagTTTTAGTTATTAATTAACCCAGAAACACATGTTTAGATATGAACATGCACATTTGCTTGACACTATCAGATTGGTAAGTGTTGGTAGGAATGATCATTGCTCAAGGTGTGGCGTGGAGGAGGAATTAATGGTCAAGGTTTCGGCAATCTTCAAATTGTAAGCTCAATTATGATTTCCCCTAGCATAGATGTCGCATATAGGAAAGAAGGATTATAACCCCTTGCTTGAATAAATAAGCCATGATGCTACGTATCGGTTACTGCAAAAGTAAAACCTTGCCAAGTGTAGGTGTGCTTTTTAATCTAATCTACACCCATAGATTCTTGAGCAGCAAGAACATTATTGGATACTGGCCTTACTCTTTAATTAGATTCTTTCGTAAATCATCCGGATTCCTATTATTTACGTTCCACAGAATTAACAACACAACTGCACTAtataattttatgatttttttgtgGTTGTAGACTTTTGATATCTTGCATTATTTACTTCATGCATCATCCTGAAAGTGAAGCACAACATTATTGTTGGTATTGTATTATTATATTATAGTTATGATGGTCATTTTGATTCTTAACCCGTCATTATCGCCGCCATGAGAATTCTTAAAGTATTGTCTCTGCCTTACTGTTTTGTTGTGTAATTGCTTGACTATAATTTAACATTAGGTGTTCTCATTTGatgtttttttttcaattaatccttCAGAAAAATGGAACTTCCACATTAGAGGAAAATAATTCTTTTTTAGATTATAGGAACATACTTTCTGCGTTTAGGTAGTTTAAAAGGTTTAACTTGCAATGAAACCATTCTAgttttatttttcatattatgTTTTGATTTCCTTCGTTTGAtcttttatttcttatttttcgTTATAAGTCTATATAAATCATGTACATAATGAAAAGACTGTCATAATGCTTTTATTTCTTAGGCATGCATTGTTCAATGGTCGCTAGTAAATGAATCTTAAAACATGAGCACTTCCGTTTGAACTGCTATCGGTATGACGATAATTACTCTATGTCACTCTAGCTCTTTTTTGGTGTTTTAGGTGATAGGTATTTAAGGCCATCGATAATTCCAGTGCCTGAGATCACTTTCATGACAAGGACTGATGATGATGAATGCTTGATTCTGGCAAGTGATGGTCTGTGGGATGTAATGACAAATGAAGAGGTAGGGGATGTGGCTCGCCGACTCTTAAGAAGGTGGCGCAGAACAATGGTGTCCGATGAAATTTCTCCGGCACAAGCTGTGGCTGATAATCTCACTGAAATAGCTTACAGCAAAAACAGCTGCGACAACATATCTATCATTGTTGTTGATCTAAAACCCCAGAGAAAGCGCCAGGTGAGGCAGTGAATTAAAAAGGGGAGTGGAAAGTCATTATTTGTTCTTCCTCTCCAGTTTTCCCTGAATTATCCTATTGTCTCTCACCCTTTTTAAGTCGGAGATGATAAAGGCAGGGATATTATACTTCTGATGTGACTCAAATAGACAGCTAGAAGCAACTACTACCCCTGACCACTGGCAACTGGCAAGCAAGCAAACTGCTGCTCCATAACAGCCTGAATCTGTTGTTATTTGCAAGAAGGCTAAATCCTTGCCTGCAAGTGGTTTGGGTTATAAAAAACTAATTTGAAgaacaggaaaaaaaaaattgttgcatAATATATACGTCCAAGCAAATAAAGGAAATTaaggattaaaaaaaaagaaaagggcaaggaagattatttttattattattttttaatttttcatatgtaCAAGTATCtttaattattacatttttttttctcttattttaaagCTGTTGCATTTCCTATCCTTCCTTCAGTGCTATAGTGCAAGGGAGACGAAATACAGTTGGGTAAAAATTCGTCTCAATTGTGTTCATAGTTTTCTTTTCTGTACCCTTAGAAAAGAGAGATTGTATGAAAGTTGTTGGCATATTTTATGTTTATATTTTCTTCTTCGTGTTTTAATCCACCTCCGGCACGGATAATTAAAATAATGCAAatttttttcctctctctctctctctctctcaggggTTATATATTTATATTCTGTCACTTGCCATGTTGAATCAATTGTAAACAAGACAGTTTGCCTGTAAGGAGAATATTGTTCATTTTCTAATTCTCTTCCTCCCTCCCCATCAGTCCAGTAGTAGATTACCAAATATCAAGAAATCATTTCGTGCTGTTTGGTTTCAGGGTTAAAATTATTTTCcggagaaaaaaaatattattttgaatattttttaaaaaatattaaaaaacttattttatcattttaatgttttaataattaaaatttattaaatttaattttaaattattttttaaatgatgctctggaattaatatatttaaaagaatAAATTTTTTGAATAGCAATTTCAACAGTGTCAAACAGAGCTTTAGGATAAGAACTCAAAGTTATAAATGAACCTTAAAAGTAGTTTGTATTCATTCTTGGACAAATCTAGGAAGCTCaatttctttaatatttttaataataaaaaatattagtaTGTATTaagcaataaaaaaaattaaattgatttccaAATAATATATAATCAGTCGcactattaaataatttgtaaattttaatattttgacatctttatttgtatttatattatttttttattttaattataatatgaaatatatacaaaatatttattctattaaattttttataatatataaaaaagtgAAAAATAGATTAATGAGAtggaaaaaatattattttttaattaataatgataAATTATCTTCTATTTTGATAGGCTATAATATAATGTAGAaatttgttattattttaaaaaatttttaatgaaagtaGTTAGATTAATTTTCTATATTAAGAATGTAATTATGTTAAGAGTTTTTTTAacccaattaaaaattaaattaattaatatatacagttaattaaatttgattagctCAAATTTAAGTAAAATGgaaacattaaattaataatgaccTACAACAATGATGATTCATTTTAATAATATCAGACATATTCTAAATATAAtactaattataattaaaaatgtactatgaaatttaagagttcctttaaattattatatacataACGTCTAAAGTGCAAAATTAATAAACTAGCTGAAAGCAATTAAGAAAGCTAAGACCCATAGAATTCTAATCCTAAGTGCAATCAAAATGATACCTGAAAGAAACTAtactgataaaaaaaataatttttttaaaaaaaaaaactactttaCAAAATTATGTATAACCTTATGTAAAATGACAAGATAAATACATAAAtttgttaaaatataaatttatttataaaatgaaaaaattttactttatattaGATAAAATAATCAGAAAAATTATCAAACATAAATATAACACCATATTTTTGTGACATTAATTTCTATTTTCACTTTTTTAAACGTTTCTTAAAACAATTtctctttgttaaagttttacataaaaaaaataataaaaaaattaaaagcaaaTATATAGTGAGAAGAGTTAAGCTAAATTGACTTAAGTCATTTTGGTAGAAATAATCCTAAACTAAAACAATTGAACCGTACtcatagtgttttagtactcTCTCGAATGGAGAAAATTTCACAAAACTACcatttaagagaaaaaaaaaaaataattatcctCATT
The sequence above is a segment of the Hevea brasiliensis isolate MT/VB/25A 57/8 chromosome 11, ASM3005281v1, whole genome shotgun sequence genome. Coding sequences within it:
- the LOC110659164 gene encoding protein phosphatase 2C 56, which gives rise to MEHSEDEQLQRVDSLPDAELASTSSGFSSILSTEDTQSATSPGDISTISGSSGEIPAAVVADAVVPRYMEPAREGELTAGTVRDRCVGRNNKGVSWGFTSVIGRRREMEDAVSVIPGFMSRTCDHVGGCTAPGSRTSAEISPIHFFGVYDGHGGSQVANYCKRRMHEVVAEELDRESTIDGNEWQRRWEVAFSSGFEKADNEVLTEAPEMVGSTAVVVVLSGCQIITSNCGDSRAVLCRGNQTIPLTVDHKPDRQDELMRIEGVGGKVISWNGARVFGVLAMSRAIGDRYLRPSIIPVPEITFMTRTDDDECLILASDGLWDVMTNEEVGDVARRLLRRWRRTMVSDEISPAQAVADNLTEIAYSKNSCDNISIIVVDLKPQRKRQVRQ